Genomic window (Achromobacter sp. B7):
GTCTTACTTCCGGCACAAGTTCATGGAAGACGTGGCCATCGGCTATATCGTCACCACGATCCGCACGCTGCGCGCGGCGCTGTCCGAGGTGCCCGCCGAGGACCGCGCCGATTTCGTGCGCACCGCGTCGCAGAACCAGTGGCGCCTGTGGTCGCGCGTGTTGCCGGCCGAAGCCAAGCTTCAGCGTTTCAACGGCCGCCGTCCGCCGCCGCCGCCACGTGCCGCGCCACGTCCGCCACCGCCGCCGCCTTCCGACACCCGGCCCGACACCCGTTCCGACACCCGGCCCGATTCGCGACCCGACTCCCGGCCCGGCGAATCGCCGCCTCCGCCGCCGTCTGACGGGCGCGGCGTCGACCCCGGCGACTCGCGCAGCGCCCAGCAGCGCGAGGCCGACCACGCCGCCCATGAAGAGCGCATGAAGCGCTACCAGCCCGAACCCGACGACATCCGTCGCGACCTGCGCGTGCTGGTGCAGTTGCTGAACGAACGGCTCAATGACGGCACGCGCGTGGCGCTGTCGCGCGGCCCCACGCCCGAGATCTTCATTTCGCTGGCGCCCAATTCCGCCAGCGAAGACGTACCGCGCCTGCGCGAATGGCTGGTCATTCCCCTGGAACGGCTGGACCCGCCCGTTGCCACGCCGTTCATCGCGGCCTGGCTGGGCGGATTGGGCCTGTTGCTGCTGTTGGCCGTGGGCTTTTCGTGGCACATCACGCGCCCCATCACGCGCTTGGCCGATGCGGCCGACCAGCTTGCCGCCGGGCAGCCGCAGCGCGTGGAACCATCCGGCCCGCACGAGACCCGCGCGCTGGGCGAACGCTTCAACGCCATGCTGGACGCCCTGGCCGAGTCCGACTCCGTGCGCCGCACGCTGCTGTCCGGCCTGCCGCATGACCTGAAGGGGCCGTTGTCGCGCATGTGGCTGCGCATTGAAATGGCCGACGATTCCAAGCTGAAGGAAGGCTTGCGCACCGACCTGCAAGACATGCAGCACATGGTCGACCAGTTCATCGGTTTTGTGCGCGGCACGGACCCGGCCGCCTACCGCTATGCCCCCATCGTGCTGTCCGACTGGCTGGTCGAACGCGTGGGCGCGTGGCAGGGGGCGGGCACCGATATCCATCTGGCGTCCGTGGACGACGATGCGCCGCTGGTGGTGCAGGCCGACGCGGTGGCGCTGGGCCGCCTGTTGGATAACCTGATCGGCAATGCGCTTAATCATGGCGCGCCGCCGGTCAATGTCAGCCTGCGCCGCGAAGACCGCGAGGCCGTGCTGGACGTGTCGGACCATGGCCCCGGCATCGTGCCGGAACGCCGCCAGGAGGCGCTGCGCCCCTTCAGCCGCCTGGACGACGCGCGTACCCGCACGGGCAGCGTGGGCTTGGGGCTGGCGCTGGCCGAGGCGATTGCGCGCGCGCACGGCGGGTCCCTGGAACTGCGCCAGGCGGAATCCGGCGGGCTGTGCGTGCGGGTGAAGCTGCCGTTGTCGGAAAACGGCTGACGCGGGTGGGGGCCAGCTAGTGGCCCCCACCGCCGCCCGCACCCGCCGACTCGCCATACGGTACGATGCATCCTGCTTCGTCCCTTGTCGTTTTTCGCACC
Coding sequences:
- a CDS encoding ATP-binding protein, with the translated sequence MRFPARFLVPRSLRARLILLILGAVLLTQAATLVTVSYFRHKFMEDVAIGYIVTTIRTLRAALSEVPAEDRADFVRTASQNQWRLWSRVLPAEAKLQRFNGRRPPPPPRAAPRPPPPPPSDTRPDTRSDTRPDSRPDSRPGESPPPPPSDGRGVDPGDSRSAQQREADHAAHEERMKRYQPEPDDIRRDLRVLVQLLNERLNDGTRVALSRGPTPEIFISLAPNSASEDVPRLREWLVIPLERLDPPVATPFIAAWLGGLGLLLLLAVGFSWHITRPITRLADAADQLAAGQPQRVEPSGPHETRALGERFNAMLDALAESDSVRRTLLSGLPHDLKGPLSRMWLRIEMADDSKLKEGLRTDLQDMQHMVDQFIGFVRGTDPAAYRYAPIVLSDWLVERVGAWQGAGTDIHLASVDDDAPLVVQADAVALGRLLDNLIGNALNHGAPPVNVSLRREDREAVLDVSDHGPGIVPERRQEALRPFSRLDDARTRTGSVGLGLALAEAIARAHGGSLELRQAESGGLCVRVKLPLSENG